The following coding sequences lie in one Mycobacterium gordonae genomic window:
- a CDS encoding alpha/beta hydrolase produces MSQREDVSFISGSNSQQDRISAWLYRPAPDGPAPLLVMAHGLGAVRTMRLDAYAERFRAAGYACLVFDYRNFGDSDGQPRQLLDIEMQLADWAAAVNYARTLPGIDRNRIALWGTSFGGGHVIESAARLPGIAAAVAQCPFTDGLASISAINPVTAARVTALAIRDLLGARRGKPPVMIPTAGMPGEVAVMTAPDAYAGYLRLVPDGVELRNEIAARIGLKVLLYRPGRSAAKIACPILFCVCETDSVAPAGPTLRYAAKAPRGEIKTYPEGHFAIYVDDAFERVVADQIAFLDRHLQIARN; encoded by the coding sequence ATGTCGCAGCGCGAGGACGTGTCGTTCATCTCCGGCTCGAATTCCCAGCAAGACCGGATCAGTGCCTGGTTGTACCGGCCCGCACCGGACGGCCCGGCACCCCTACTGGTGATGGCCCACGGGCTGGGCGCTGTGCGCACGATGCGGCTCGACGCCTACGCCGAGCGGTTCCGCGCGGCGGGTTACGCCTGCCTGGTGTTCGACTACCGCAACTTCGGCGACAGCGATGGCCAGCCACGTCAGCTGCTCGACATCGAGATGCAACTGGCCGACTGGGCCGCGGCCGTGAACTATGCGCGCACCCTGCCCGGCATCGACCGCAACCGAATCGCGTTGTGGGGCACGTCTTTCGGCGGCGGCCACGTGATCGAGTCGGCGGCCCGACTGCCCGGCATCGCCGCCGCCGTGGCACAGTGCCCGTTCACCGACGGCCTGGCGTCCATCAGCGCGATCAACCCGGTGACCGCCGCCCGCGTCACCGCGCTGGCGATACGGGACCTGCTCGGCGCCCGCCGGGGCAAGCCGCCGGTGATGATCCCAACCGCGGGCATGCCGGGCGAGGTCGCCGTAATGACGGCGCCCGATGCGTACGCGGGCTACCTGAGACTGGTGCCCGACGGTGTGGAACTGCGCAACGAAATCGCCGCCCGCATCGGGTTGAAGGTGCTGCTGTACCGGCCCGGTCGCAGCGCTGCCAAGATCGCCTGCCCCATCCTGTTCTGCGTCTGCGAAACCGACTCGGTCGCGCCCGCCGGACCGACGCTGCGTTATGCCGCCAAAGCGCCGCGCGGCGAAATCAAGACGTACCCCGAAGGCCATTTCGCCATCTACGTCGACGACGCATTCGAGCGCGTCGTCGCCGACCAGATCGCCTTTCTCGACAGGCATTTGCAGATCGCACGGAATTAA